From the genome of Candidatus Omnitrophota bacterium:
TGAAAGCGGCGGTAGTTTCCGTCGCGGCCCAGATGTATCTGAAAAAAAGAAAAGTTCTTTAGGGCGGATTATAAAATGTTTGATTTACAGAAATTAAAACTCCCGGCCGAAATTAGTGAACTTATAGACCAACATCGTAATTCTGCTATTGGGCGGAATTAAAGGTGTTGGCCTTTTTCCATTTTATAAACAGGTTTTAGGGGGACATAACAGAAAAGATGCGTGTTTTGAAAATAAATTGCAGGCGTCCGGCATTGAAAAATATAAAAATTGCCGCTCAATCAATAAGAAAAGGCAAACTGGTCGCTTTTCCCACGGAAACGGTTTACGGCCTTGGCGCGGACGCTTTGAATGCGGCGGCGGTGTCTAAAATATTCAAAGCCAAAGGCCGGCCTCTTAACGATCCTTTAATTGTTCACATTGCCGATAAGGAAGATATATTCAGATTATCAAAAGATGTTCCCGGAGAAGCGGCGGAATTAATGAAAATATTCTGGCCGGGCCCGCTGACGCTGGTTTTAAAAAAATCCGGTATAGTTCCGGATATAGTGAGCTCCGGTCTGGATACTGTCGCTGTAAGAATGCCCTCCAATCCAATCGCTTTCAATTTGATTAAATATGCGCTCACTCCTGTGGCCGCGCCAAGCGCGAATCTTTTCGGCAGGCCTTCCCCCACCTGCGCTCAGCATGTGATTGATGACCTTGAAGGTAAAATAGATATTCTGATTGACGGGGGGAAAACGGATATCGGAGTGGAATCCACAGTCATTGATATGACGCATAAACCGTTCAGGGTTCTGCGCCCGGGCGGGATTTCGGTGAAAGAATTGAAAGACGCCCTGGGGGAAATAGAAATTAACAGCGTCAACGACAATATTATATGTTCACCGGGAATGCTGAAACATCATTATTCTCCGCAAGCGCGTCTTCTGTTGTTTGAGAGAAGCGGAGAACAGATCAAAGAAATGAGAAAAATGGCTCTGGAATTCAAAAAACAGGGGAAGAAGGTCGGAATTATGACGACTTCGGAAAATCAAAAAGAATTCAGGGGATTTAAGATAAAAGCAATAGGCTCAGAAGATGATTTAAAAACCTGCGCGTTTAACCTTTTTTCTGTTTTAAGAAGTTTTGATACTGAAAAAACGGATATCATTATCGCGGGAGGAATTGAAACGACGGGGCTTGGCTTAGCTGTTATGGATCGTCTGCGAAGAGCCTCAAGCAAAAGATGCTAAGCCCCGGGTATAAAATATGATATTTAAAATATCAGCCGATTTAATCGTGCTTATGCATTTTTTCTGGATATCATTTATGCTGGCAGGCTTCGTACTTACCTTGTGCGGTTTTTTTTGGAAGAGATATTTTGATCTCTGGCTGGTAAGAACCGTTCATCTTTTAGGTATAACTTATGTCGGTCTTCTGGCGGTCCTGGGAAAATATTGTCCTTTAACAATACTGGAAAACAGTTTGAGGACAAGGCACAATCCGGAACTTGCGTATACGGGTTCATTTATAATCCATCGTATAGAGAAATTAGTTTATCCGGCTGTTGACCCGTTAATAATTCTGATACCCACGGCGCTTATTGCTGTTTTCGCCATAGCGATGTTTATAATTAAATTGCCTGTAAAAATACGGGAGATGATTTAATGCACCAGAAATTAAAAAAAGAAATTAGTCTTTTAGGCATATTCTGCGTGGCTACGGGCGCGATGATAAGCTCAGGTCTTTTTATACTGCCCGGGATGGCTTTTGCCATGGCGGGCCCGGCAGTTGTTTTGTCCTATATAATTGCAGGAATATTTTGTCTTCCCACTCTTTTCAGTATGGCGGAATTAACCACTGCCATGCCTAAAGCAGGAGGAGATTATTTCTATATTATGCGGGGTTTCGGTCCTCTTTTAGGGACTGTCGCCGGTTTCAGCACCTGGTTTTCTTTAAGTTTGAAAGGAGCTTTCGCTCTTATAGGGATGGCGGCTTATTTAAGCGCATTTACGCATATGCCTTTAAACGTTATAGCTCTGCTGTGCTGTCTCTTTTTTGTCATACTGAATTTGCTGGGCCTAAAAGAAGCCGTGAGATTTCAGATATTGCTGGTAGTAGGGCTCTTGCTTATTCTCCTTGTTTACGCCGTCTGGGGTCATACCATCGTTAATCCCTTAAATTATAAACCGTTTTTTTCCGGAGGATTGAACTCCGTGTTTACTACGGCAAGTTTTGTGTTTATCTCTTATGGAGGTCTAACCACAGTAATGGCTTTAGCGGAAGAGACAAAAAATCCGGGAAGAAATCTGCCGTTGGGGATGATTCTTTCGCTTACTGCGGCTATATTTTTCTATGCGGCGGTTGTGTA
Proteins encoded in this window:
- a CDS encoding threonylcarbamoyl-AMP synthase, whose amino-acid sequence is MRVLKINCRRPALKNIKIAAQSIRKGKLVAFPTETVYGLGADALNAAAVSKIFKAKGRPLNDPLIVHIADKEDIFRLSKDVPGEAAELMKIFWPGPLTLVLKKSGIVPDIVSSGLDTVAVRMPSNPIAFNLIKYALTPVAAPSANLFGRPSPTCAQHVIDDLEGKIDILIDGGKTDIGVESTVIDMTHKPFRVLRPGGISVKELKDALGEIEINSVNDNIICSPGMLKHHYSPQARLLLFERSGEQIKEMRKMALEFKKQGKKVGIMTTSENQKEFRGFKIKAIGSEDDLKTCAFNLFSVLRSFDTEKTDIIIAGGIETTGLGLAVMDRLRRASSKRC
- a CDS encoding DUF2784 domain-containing protein: MIFKISADLIVLMHFFWISFMLAGFVLTLCGFFWKRYFDLWLVRTVHLLGITYVGLLAVLGKYCPLTILENSLRTRHNPELAYTGSFIIHRIEKLVYPAVDPLIILIPTALIAVFAIAMFIIKLPVKIREMI